In a genomic window of Muntiacus reevesi chromosome 1, mMunRee1.1, whole genome shotgun sequence:
- the PRKAA2 gene encoding 5'-AMP-activated protein kinase catalytic subunit alpha-2 isoform X2 produces the protein MVMEYVSGGELFDYICKHGRVEEMEARRLFQQILSAVDYCHRHMVVHRDLKPENVLLDAQMNAKIADFGLSNMMSDGEFLRTSCGSPNYAAPEVISGRLYAGPEVDIWSCGVILYALLCGTLPFDDEHVPTLFKKIRGGVFYIPEYLNRSVATLLMHMLQVDPLKRATIKDIREHEWFKQDLPSYLFPEDPSYDANVIDDEAVKEVCEKFECTESEVMNSLYSGDPQDQLAVAYHLIIDNRRIMNQASEFYLASSPPTGSFMDDSTMHIPPGLKPHPERMPPLIADSPKARCPLDALNTTKPKSLAVKKAKWHLGIRSQSKPYDIMAEVYRAMKQLDFEWKVVNAYHLRVRRRNPVTGNYVKMSLQLYLVDNRSYLLDFKSIDDEVVEQRSGSSTPQRSCSAAGLHRPRSSLDSVTAEGHSLSGSLTGSLTGSMSSSVSPRLGSHTMDFFEMCASLITTLAR, from the exons ATGGTCATGGAatatgtgtctggtggtgaattGTTTGACTACATCTGTAAACATGGACGG GTTGAAGAGATGGAAGCTCGGCGGCTCTTTCAGCAGATTCTGTCTGCCGTGGATTACTGTCATAGGCATATGGTTGTTCATCGAGACCTGAAACCAGAGAATGTGCTATTGGACGCACAGATGAATGCCAAGATAGCTGATTTTG GATTATCTAACATGATGTCTGATGGTGAATTTCTGCGAACTAGCTGCGGATCCCCAAATTATGCAGCACCTGAAGTCATCTCAGGCAG GCTGTATGCAGGTCCTGAAGTTGATATCTGGAGCTGTGGTGTTATTTTGTATGCTCTTCTTTGTGGCACCCTCCCATTTGATGATGAGCATGTGCCTACACTGTTTAAGAAGATCCGAGGGGGTGTTTTCTACATCCCAGAATATCTCAATCGTTCTGTTGCCACTCTCCTGATGCATATGCTGCAGGTTGATCCCCTGAAACGAGCAACTATCAAAGACATCAG AGAGCATGAATGGTTTAAACAAGATTTGCCCAGTTACTTATTTCCTGAAGACCCCTCCTATGATGCTAACGTCATTGAtgatgaggctgtgaaagaaGTGTGTGAAAAATTTGAGTGTACAGAATCAGAAGTAATGAACAGTTTATATAGTGGTGACCCTCAAGACCAGCTTGCAGTGGCTTATCATCTTATCATTGACAATCGGAGAATAATGAACCAAGCCAGTGAGTTCTACCTCGCCTCTAGTCCCCCAACTGGTTCTTTTATGGATGATAGTACCATGCATATTCCCCCAGGCCTGAAACCTCATCCGGAAAGGATGCCACCTCTTATAGCAGACAGCCCTAAAGCACGATGTCCACTGGATGCACTGAATACAACTAAGCCCAAATCTTTAGCTGTGAAAAAAGCGAAGTGGCATCTTGGAATCCGAAGTCAAAGCAAACCATATGACATTATGGCTGAAGTTTACCGAGCTATGAAGCAACTGGATTTTGAATGGAAG GTAGTGAATGCATACCATTTACGTGTAAGAAGAAGAAACCCAGTGACTGGCAATTATGTGAAAATGAGCTTACAGCTGTACCTGGTTGACAATAGAAGCTATCTTTTGGACTTTAAAAGCATTGATG ATGAGGTGGTGGAGCAGAGGTCTGGTTCCTCAACGCCTCAGCGGTCCTGTTCTGCTGCTGGCTTACACAGACCACGGTCCAGTTTGGATTCTGTAACTGCGGAGGGCCATTCACTCTCTGGCTCTCTCACGGGCTCCTTGACCGGAAGCATGTCGTCCTCTGTCTCACCTCGCCTGGGCAGTCACACTATGGATTTTTTTGAAATGTGTGCCAGTCTGATCACTACTTTAGCACGCTGA